The following are from one region of the Georgenia sp. M64 genome:
- a CDS encoding STAS domain-containing protein, with the protein MASTAPRMSPEGEGSASVLLLPGRTRLVLAGEVDTSLGEELTRAVAEVEDAGLPVEVDVRNVTFMDSSVVSALASLAFRYRHRLVFIKPPDVVRFLLEVTNLGEMVDIVDDVPVDAERETLSP; encoded by the coding sequence ATGGCGAGCACCGCACCGCGCATGTCACCCGAGGGTGAGGGCAGCGCCTCCGTGCTGCTCCTGCCCGGACGCACCCGGCTGGTCCTCGCCGGCGAGGTCGACACCAGTCTCGGCGAGGAGCTCACGCGCGCCGTCGCCGAGGTGGAGGACGCCGGCCTCCCCGTCGAGGTGGACGTGCGGAACGTGACCTTCATGGACTCGTCGGTGGTCTCCGCGCTCGCGAGCCTGGCGTTCCGCTACCGGCACCGGCTGGTGTTCATCAAGCCGCCCGACGTCGTGCGCTTCCTCCTCGAGGTGACCAACCTCGGCGAGATGGTCGACATCGTCGACGACGTCCCGGTGGACGCGGAGCGGGAGACCCTCAGCCCCTGA
- a CDS encoding metallophosphoesterase produces the protein MTTRLLLLADTHLPRRAKDLPGPVWDAVAAADLVVHAGDWVGEDLLDDLLARSRRLLGCWGNNDGPTLRARLPEVARATVEGHRFAVVHETGPRTGRETRADATFPGTDVLVFGHSHIPWDSRSPSGMRLLNPGSPTDRRREPTCTYMTAVVEPGGVEVTLHRL, from the coding sequence ATGACAACCCGGCTGCTGCTCCTGGCCGACACGCACCTGCCGCGGCGCGCGAAGGACCTGCCCGGCCCCGTGTGGGACGCCGTGGCGGCGGCCGACCTCGTCGTCCACGCCGGCGACTGGGTCGGCGAGGATCTCCTCGACGACCTCCTCGCCCGGTCCCGCCGGCTGCTGGGCTGCTGGGGGAACAACGACGGTCCGACCCTGCGGGCCCGCCTGCCCGAGGTCGCCCGCGCCACCGTCGAGGGTCACCGGTTCGCCGTCGTCCACGAGACCGGCCCGCGCACCGGGCGCGAGACCCGGGCGGACGCGACCTTCCCCGGCACCGACGTCCTCGTGTTCGGCCACAGCCACATCCCATGGGACAGCCGCAGCCCGAGCGGCATGCGTCTGCTCAACCCGGGCTCCCCCACCGACCGGCGGCGCGAGCCCACCTGCACCTACATGACCGCGGTGGTCGAGCCGGGTGGCGTCGAGGTGACCCTCCACCGACTGTGA
- a CDS encoding TetR/AcrR family transcriptional regulator C-terminal domain-containing protein — protein MDSTEQSVRTPLTRDQIVDAALRLVDADGLSALSMRRLGADLGVEAMALYRHVNGREDLLEAMIEDVTARLELSEDMDLGPHGGWQTYLQWLAHTVREIAMEHPHVFPLIATRHPAAAWLRPPLRSLEVVEDFLAVLQRNGFSDDRAVTAYRTFTSFLIGQLLLDVSQRGGETVPEETLAVVGAELGTEVGSSDASLAGYPHILRLKSKLSEDRGEEEFEAALEAVLDRIETLVSQ, from the coding sequence GTGGACTCGACCGAGCAGTCCGTACGAACCCCGTTGACGCGCGACCAGATCGTGGACGCGGCGCTGCGCCTGGTCGACGCCGACGGCCTCTCCGCCCTGAGCATGCGCCGTCTGGGCGCCGACCTCGGGGTTGAGGCGATGGCGCTGTACCGCCACGTCAACGGCCGTGAGGACCTTCTCGAGGCGATGATCGAGGACGTCACTGCTCGGCTGGAGCTCTCCGAGGACATGGACCTGGGTCCGCACGGCGGCTGGCAGACCTACCTGCAGTGGCTCGCCCACACGGTGCGGGAGATCGCCATGGAGCACCCCCACGTCTTCCCGCTCATCGCGACGCGCCACCCCGCCGCCGCCTGGCTCCGCCCGCCCCTGCGCAGCCTGGAGGTGGTGGAGGACTTCCTCGCCGTGCTCCAGCGGAACGGCTTCAGCGACGACCGAGCCGTCACGGCGTACCGGACGTTCACGAGCTTCCTCATCGGCCAGCTCCTCCTCGACGTCTCCCAGCGGGGCGGCGAGACGGTGCCCGAGGAGACCCTCGCCGTCGTCGGCGCGGAGCTCGGCACGGAGGTCGGCTCGAGCGACGCCTCCCTGGCGGGCTACCCCCACATCCTCCGACTCAAGTCCAAGCTCTCCGAGGACCGGGGCGAGGAGGAGTTCGAGGCCGCCCTGGAGGCGGTGCTCGACCGGATCGAGACGCTCGTCTCGCAGTAG
- the mtnN gene encoding 5'-methylthioadenosine/S-adenosylhomocysteine nucleosidase, with amino-acid sequence MRVDAVVVVAMEEEARPFLEAATESGPEYEAGRAAGRVLTVGDLRVLVVRSGIGLVNAASAAVDALGRVAPSALVSGGSAGGLAADVEVGDVVVGERVTYAGADATAFGYDRGQVPGMPVDYAADPVLLDAARTLEPVVAPVAQGRPGRLRLGEMVAGDSFVTAANVGSVRADFPRALSTDMETTALAQVAHSYAVPFLSVRGISDLCGPAADQDFHLAVDEAAARSARTVTAILGAARRPA; translated from the coding sequence GTGAGGGTCGACGCCGTCGTCGTCGTGGCGATGGAGGAGGAGGCGCGTCCCTTCCTCGAGGCGGCCACCGAGAGCGGCCCGGAGTACGAGGCCGGCCGCGCAGCCGGCCGGGTCCTCACCGTCGGGGACCTCCGGGTGCTCGTCGTGCGCAGCGGCATCGGCCTGGTCAACGCGGCCTCCGCCGCCGTCGACGCCCTCGGCCGGGTCGCACCCTCAGCACTCGTCTCGGGCGGCTCCGCGGGCGGCCTGGCCGCCGACGTCGAGGTGGGGGACGTCGTCGTCGGCGAGCGCGTCACCTACGCCGGGGCGGATGCCACCGCGTTCGGCTACGACCGCGGGCAGGTGCCGGGCATGCCGGTCGACTACGCGGCCGACCCGGTCCTGCTCGACGCGGCACGCACGCTCGAGCCCGTCGTCGCCCCCGTCGCCCAGGGACGACCGGGCCGGCTGCGGCTGGGCGAGATGGTGGCCGGGGACTCCTTCGTCACCGCCGCCAACGTCGGCAGCGTCCGGGCGGACTTCCCACGTGCCCTGAGCACCGACATGGAGACGACGGCGCTGGCCCAGGTGGCCCACTCCTACGCCGTCCCCTTCCTCTCGGTCCGGGGCATCTCGGACCTGTGCGGACCGGCCGCCGACCAGGACTTCCACCTGGCGGTGGACGAGGCCGCCGCGCGCTCGGCCCGCACCGTGACGGCGATCCTCGGCGCGGCCCGCCGACCGGCCTGA
- a CDS encoding aromatic ring-opening dioxygenase LigA: protein MSKSATKIAGIVSIIAGILFIVAGGVTWGIVSSQLAAENITVPEDSSMLPGDKVDGPFSAYAQAQIINEHALAGTEGRTYAELGAAMREVEEGSEEHQALQQQRTSVMNASFLRASLFTSVVSYGVAALVMGLGVLWILVGWALTTLRSVPAAPVVAQDRTPVTV from the coding sequence ATGAGCAAGTCCGCTACCAAGATCGCTGGGATCGTCTCGATCATCGCGGGGATCCTGTTCATCGTCGCTGGTGGGGTCACCTGGGGCATTGTGAGCAGCCAGCTCGCCGCGGAGAACATCACCGTGCCGGAGGACTCCTCGATGCTGCCGGGTGACAAGGTCGATGGTCCGTTCTCGGCGTACGCGCAGGCGCAGATCATCAACGAGCACGCGCTGGCCGGGACCGAGGGTCGGACGTACGCGGAGCTGGGTGCGGCGATGCGTGAGGTCGAGGAGGGCTCGGAGGAGCACCAGGCGCTGCAGCAGCAGCGGACCTCGGTGATGAACGCCTCGTTCCTGCGGGCGTCGCTGTTCACCTCGGTGGTCTCCTACGGTGTCGCGGCCCTGGTGATGGGTCTGGGTGTGCTGTGGATCCTGGTCGGGTGGGCGCTGACCACGCTGCGGAGCGTCCCGGCCGCGCCGGTGGTGGCGCAGGACCGCACCCCGGTGACCGTCTGA
- a CDS encoding OsmC family protein: MPVTTDRHLDERAGRPTDDRPRIKHVRARGEWAGSYTTRLSVRGFDFVAAEPRSFGGDDSGPTPMEYVAAALASCLTVVVEAVARERGHTVHALHVEADATQDVRGFAGTADVPPYFSHVALAVALRTDATASEAEVLRQEVLRRCPAYGLVAAAGVPVDDKWDVTTEAAR; the protein is encoded by the coding sequence ATGCCCGTGACCACCGACCGGCATCTCGACGAACGCGCCGGGCGCCCGACCGACGACCGGCCCCGCATCAAGCACGTCCGGGCCCGCGGCGAGTGGGCGGGGAGCTACACCACCCGCCTGAGCGTGCGTGGGTTCGACTTCGTGGCCGCCGAGCCGCGCTCCTTCGGAGGCGACGACAGCGGTCCGACCCCGATGGAGTACGTGGCCGCGGCCCTCGCCTCGTGCCTGACCGTCGTCGTCGAGGCGGTGGCCAGGGAGCGTGGCCACACCGTGCACGCCCTCCACGTGGAGGCCGACGCCACCCAGGACGTCCGCGGCTTCGCCGGTACCGCGGACGTGCCGCCGTACTTCTCTCACGTCGCGCTCGCGGTGGCCCTACGCACCGACGCCACCGCGTCCGAGGCCGAGGTCCTGCGCCAGGAGGTGCTTCGGCGGTGCCCGGCGTACGGACTCGTCGCCGCGGCGGGCGTGCCGGTCGACGACAAGTGGGACGTCACCACGGAGGCGGCGCGATGA
- a CDS encoding putative sulfate exporter family transporter, protein MTAPAAARTGRRVSAGRAVPGLLAAVGAVLVAVAVHRVVPQLPALTVAVVLGILAANLPRSARLVAGPLGPGLTFAGKRLMRLGIVLLGLRLSLGEVADLGWRTLVVVVGIVLITFAGTLLAGRLLGLPRQESLLVATGFSICGASAIAAMGAVTGATRRAMVVPTALVTLCGTLAIAVLPLLQGPLGLGPEAFGRWVGASVHDVGQVVATAGTAGTTALAAAVVVKLTRVLMLAPMVAGVALTIRARRGRGDRSGPPVVPLFVAGFLGMIALRSTGAVPTGVLEAAGVAQDLLLTAALFGLGCAVRLGELRRTGGRPLVLALVSWALVATVSLVALGLS, encoded by the coding sequence ATGACCGCACCGGCGGCGGCGCGGACGGGGCGGCGCGTGAGCGCAGGCCGGGCGGTGCCCGGCCTGCTCGCCGCCGTCGGGGCGGTGCTCGTGGCGGTGGCGGTCCACCGGGTGGTGCCGCAGCTCCCGGCGCTGACGGTCGCCGTGGTGCTGGGGATCCTCGCGGCCAACCTCCCGCGGAGCGCCCGTCTCGTGGCCGGTCCGCTCGGCCCCGGCCTGACCTTCGCCGGCAAGCGCCTCATGCGCCTCGGCATCGTGCTGCTGGGCCTGCGCCTGAGCCTGGGAGAGGTGGCCGACCTGGGTTGGCGCACCCTCGTCGTCGTGGTCGGCATCGTCCTGATCACCTTCGCCGGAACCCTCCTGGCCGGGCGGTTGCTCGGCCTGCCGAGGCAGGAGAGCCTGCTCGTCGCCACCGGCTTCTCCATCTGCGGGGCCTCCGCCATCGCCGCGATGGGCGCCGTCACGGGGGCGACCCGACGCGCGATGGTCGTTCCCACCGCTCTCGTCACGCTGTGCGGCACCCTGGCCATCGCCGTGCTGCCGCTGCTCCAGGGTCCGCTCGGCCTCGGCCCGGAGGCGTTCGGCCGGTGGGTGGGCGCCAGCGTCCACGACGTCGGTCAGGTCGTGGCCACCGCGGGGACGGCAGGAACGACGGCGCTCGCGGCGGCGGTGGTCGTCAAGCTCACACGCGTGCTCATGCTCGCGCCCATGGTGGCCGGGGTCGCCCTGACGATCCGGGCGCGCCGCGGCCGCGGCGACCGGTCAGGGCCGCCGGTGGTCCCGCTCTTCGTCGCAGGGTTCCTGGGCATGATCGCCCTGCGCAGCACCGGCGCCGTGCCCACGGGCGTGCTCGAGGCCGCCGGGGTCGCGCAGGACCTGCTGCTCACCGCGGCGCTGTTCGGTCTGGGCTGCGCGGTCCGCCTCGGGGAGCTGCGTCGCACCGGTGGGCGCCCGCTGGTCCTCGCGCTGGTGTCGTGGGCGCTGGTGGCGACCGTGTCGCTGGTCGCGCTCGGCCTCAGCTGA
- a CDS encoding SPFH domain-containing protein: MDVLLGSIPLLAVLVLVAIVVFVVVRKSIRTVDLNEALVIVGRNAKEGPTGSLDAVPPAGTPTDGKGPRVVIGGRAYVKPFVESATKISLEQRQLSLTVEGVDKNFIAVSVKASVLFKVRGDVDGVRRAAQRFTSQQAKLEGPLQQSLEGALRPVLGSMTVEQIISDRQALQDRVFESIKPDLYQQGFHIDLVNLSDISTPASDYLANLGRAQAATARQEAEVKEAEARLVSETAQIAAQEQIAERQRDLALKQATIKAQTDRAAAEADAAGQLARAEQERVVAAQEREALQEKARVAEQQLDIDVRKPADAAAYAAAKQAEGERDARKAETDAAAYERQALAQAELSAQRNEAEAIKARGEADAESIRARGLAEAAATEAQAKALAEQGSAVIAQQVVARLPEIIRAAAEPVGQIDNLTVVGTDGAGAVTKIAGQVLGEGQQVVKALSGIDLAQVVASLGASPAPAVNGAAAAATSSASSDH; this comes from the coding sequence GTGGACGTCCTCCTCGGCTCCATCCCCCTGCTCGCCGTGCTCGTCCTGGTGGCGATCGTCGTCTTCGTCGTGGTCAGGAAGTCGATCCGCACCGTCGACCTCAACGAGGCCCTCGTCATCGTCGGCCGCAACGCCAAGGAGGGGCCGACCGGCAGCCTCGACGCCGTCCCGCCGGCCGGGACACCCACGGACGGGAAGGGCCCGCGCGTCGTGATCGGCGGCCGCGCGTACGTCAAGCCGTTCGTCGAGTCCGCCACGAAGATCTCGCTCGAGCAGCGCCAGCTCTCCCTCACGGTCGAGGGCGTGGACAAGAACTTCATCGCCGTCTCGGTCAAGGCCTCGGTGCTCTTCAAGGTCCGCGGCGACGTCGACGGCGTCCGACGCGCGGCCCAGCGGTTCACCAGCCAGCAGGCCAAGCTCGAGGGCCCGCTCCAGCAGTCGCTCGAGGGCGCCCTACGGCCGGTCCTCGGCTCGATGACGGTCGAGCAGATCATCTCCGACCGCCAGGCGCTGCAGGACCGGGTGTTCGAGTCGATCAAGCCGGACCTGTACCAGCAGGGCTTCCACATCGACCTGGTGAACCTCTCCGACATCTCCACCCCGGCGTCGGACTACCTCGCCAACCTCGGCCGGGCGCAGGCCGCGACGGCGCGTCAGGAGGCCGAGGTCAAGGAGGCCGAGGCGCGCCTGGTCTCGGAGACGGCCCAGATCGCCGCGCAGGAGCAGATCGCCGAGCGCCAGCGCGACCTCGCCCTCAAGCAGGCCACCATCAAGGCCCAGACCGACCGGGCCGCCGCCGAGGCGGACGCGGCCGGCCAGCTCGCCCGCGCCGAGCAGGAACGGGTCGTGGCGGCGCAGGAGCGTGAGGCCCTGCAGGAGAAGGCCCGGGTGGCCGAGCAGCAGCTCGACATCGACGTGCGTAAGCCCGCCGACGCCGCCGCGTACGCCGCGGCCAAGCAGGCCGAGGGTGAGCGGGATGCCCGAAAGGCCGAGACCGACGCGGCCGCCTACGAGCGCCAGGCGCTCGCCCAGGCCGAGCTCTCCGCCCAGCGGAACGAGGCCGAGGCGATCAAGGCCCGCGGTGAGGCCGACGCCGAGTCGATCAGGGCGCGCGGCCTCGCCGAGGCGGCCGCGACCGAGGCGCAGGCGAAGGCCCTGGCCGAGCAGGGCTCGGCGGTCATCGCGCAGCAGGTCGTCGCGCGGCTGCCCGAGATCATCCGCGCCGCCGCGGAGCCGGTCGGTCAGATCGACAACCTCACCGTCGTCGGGACCGACGGCGCGGGCGCTGTGACGAAGATCGCCGGCCAGGTCCTGGGGGAGGGACAGCAGGTGGTCAAGGCACTCTCCGGCATCGACCTCGCCCAGGTCGTCGCCTCGCTCGGCGCCTCGCCGGCCCCGGCGGTCAACGGTGCCGCCGCGGCGGCGACCAGCTCGGCCTCTTCGGATCACTGA
- a CDS encoding spore germination protein GerW family protein, with amino-acid sequence MREESHLRTLAETLRDAPTVRRAFGEAYESDGATVIPVATVLGAGGLGYGSEGPDSAPAAAGEGGGGGHALRVRPLGVYVIRGGEVTWQPVTDPSVVILGGQVVGALALLVLARALRRR; translated from the coding sequence ATGAGGGAAGAGTCGCACCTGCGCACGCTCGCCGAGACGCTGCGCGACGCGCCGACGGTCCGGCGGGCGTTCGGCGAGGCGTACGAGTCCGACGGCGCGACGGTCATCCCGGTCGCCACGGTGCTCGGCGCAGGTGGCCTCGGGTACGGCTCCGAGGGTCCTGACTCGGCTCCGGCGGCCGCCGGCGAGGGTGGGGGTGGCGGCCACGCCCTGCGTGTCCGACCGCTCGGGGTCTACGTGATCCGCGGCGGTGAGGTCACGTGGCAGCCCGTCACGGACCCGAGCGTGGTCATCCTCGGCGGCCAGGTCGTCGGTGCGCTGGCGCTCCTGGTGCTGGCCCGCGCGCTCCGCCGTCGCTGA
- a CDS encoding Ltp family lipoprotein, with amino-acid sequence MTQYPQQPGQPWGQHPAEQQPSGQYPAQPQPPMPPPAKLARPWFKKKRFVIPAGVTALFIAIGIGTAGAEDGPATPSASETTAVAEATLDAAAEASAAAAEEAEQAAAEEAASQEAAEEAERQAAEDEAERVAAEEAAAEEAERQAAEDEAAKKAEEEAAAAAGTVSQQNAQRSAESYLEYSGFSRSGLIGQLEYEGFSTADATWAVDNMTVDWRAEAVESAEGYLEYSGFSRTGLIGQLEYEGFSTEDASWAVDNITVDWNAEAAESAQGYLDYSAFSRSGLVEQLLYEGFTPEQAEYGVSQTGL; translated from the coding sequence GTGACGCAGTACCCGCAGCAGCCCGGTCAGCCGTGGGGTCAGCACCCCGCCGAACAGCAGCCCTCGGGCCAGTACCCGGCGCAGCCGCAGCCTCCCATGCCGCCCCCCGCAAAGCTGGCTCGGCCGTGGTTCAAGAAGAAGCGGTTCGTCATCCCCGCGGGTGTGACGGCCCTGTTCATCGCCATCGGGATCGGCACCGCCGGCGCTGAGGACGGCCCGGCTACGCCGAGCGCCAGTGAGACGACGGCGGTCGCTGAGGCGACGCTGGACGCCGCTGCCGAAGCGAGCGCTGCTGCTGCCGAGGAGGCCGAGCAGGCTGCCGCGGAAGAGGCAGCGTCGCAGGAGGCCGCTGAGGAAGCTGAGCGTCAGGCCGCCGAGGATGAGGCGGAGCGTGTCGCCGCCGAGGAGGCTGCTGCGGAGGAGGCCGAGCGTCAGGCCGCCGAGGATGAGGCGGCGAAGAAGGCCGAGGAGGAGGCCGCGGCCGCCGCCGGGACCGTCTCGCAGCAGAACGCGCAGCGGTCCGCCGAGAGCTACCTGGAGTACTCCGGCTTCTCCCGCTCCGGCCTGATCGGTCAGCTCGAGTACGAGGGCTTCTCGACTGCGGACGCGACGTGGGCCGTCGACAACATGACGGTCGACTGGCGGGCTGAGGCGGTGGAGTCCGCCGAGGGCTACCTGGAGTACTCCGGCTTCTCGCGCACCGGCCTGATCGGCCAGCTCGAGTACGAGGGCTTCTCGACCGAGGACGCCAGCTGGGCCGTCGACAACATCACCGTCGACTGGAACGCGGAGGCAGCCGAGTCCGCGCAGGGCTACCTGGATTACTCCGCCTTCTCGCGCAGCGGGCTGGTCGAGCAGCTGCTCTACGAGGGCTTCACCCCGGAGCAGGCCGAGTACGGCGTCAGCCAGACCGGCCTGTAG
- a CDS encoding sodium:solute symporter family protein, translating to MTTVGLWTVGLALAYTAFLVLAGRAVRARAGGAANYFVGGRNFRPITVAFCITGLFSGSSFIAILELSYRTGVSAVWYGVAEIVQITLIAALLVVPLRKRLVVTITGLIGDRFGRAARAVGGAITAFTFPMWSVATAIAFATALHAVTGLSIHGSVIATALLLLAFLWGGGMRSVALTQTANVAVFVAMLAVGAAAVLAGPGPGTLAGLPTTHPQLVDPAAAGVTLIVAWFGTFVVNVLLAQAAFQMALSCRTPEEGRKGLGWAAVMALPFIVLGVAIGVAAAVAVPGESLGLLGVTRFVTETLPAPLAAVFFLGLWACAIGWGGPCQFSGATSLGRDVGAALNPRASEADLVRYTRWSLVLLTALMVVFALLRTEQSAWWNVLAWTLRNGATLAPVAAVLFWPVATRRAALAALVAGFTAGLTWYHLGGWDPAAFHLGIHPVWVGMGLNLVVLLAVTLAQGGWALPAEAARRRRGAATLIAAAALLAVTTLAWVSLHPLGLTGLALFTTVVLLAAGVFQLTVPSVTAPSLPGTARSLDAREAADDALDHAGLAPR from the coding sequence ATGACCACCGTCGGCCTCTGGACGGTCGGGCTCGCCCTGGCCTACACCGCCTTCCTCGTCCTCGCCGGTCGGGCCGTCCGCGCGCGGGCGGGCGGCGCGGCCAACTACTTCGTGGGCGGACGGAACTTCCGGCCGATCACCGTGGCGTTCTGCATCACGGGTCTGTTCTCCGGCTCCTCGTTCATCGCCATCCTCGAGCTGTCGTACCGCACCGGCGTCTCCGCCGTCTGGTACGGCGTGGCCGAGATCGTCCAGATCACGCTCATCGCCGCCCTGCTCGTGGTGCCGCTGCGCAAGCGGCTCGTGGTGACCATCACCGGTCTCATCGGCGACCGGTTCGGCCGCGCGGCCCGCGCCGTCGGCGGGGCGATCACCGCCTTCACCTTCCCGATGTGGTCGGTTGCGACCGCGATCGCCTTCGCCACCGCTCTGCACGCGGTGACGGGTCTGAGCATCCACGGCTCGGTCATCGCCACCGCCCTGCTGCTGCTCGCCTTCCTGTGGGGCGGCGGCATGCGATCCGTCGCACTGACCCAGACGGCCAACGTCGCGGTCTTCGTCGCCATGCTCGCCGTCGGTGCGGCCGCCGTCCTGGCCGGACCCGGTCCGGGCACCCTCGCCGGTCTGCCCACGACCCACCCACAGCTGGTGGATCCCGCGGCGGCGGGCGTCACCCTCATCGTGGCGTGGTTCGGCACTTTCGTGGTCAACGTGCTGCTCGCGCAGGCCGCCTTCCAGATGGCGCTGTCCTGCCGGACGCCGGAGGAGGGCCGCAAGGGCCTGGGCTGGGCGGCCGTGATGGCCTTGCCGTTCATCGTCCTGGGCGTCGCGATCGGGGTGGCGGCCGCCGTCGCGGTCCCCGGCGAGAGTCTCGGTCTGCTCGGCGTCACCCGGTTCGTCACCGAGACCCTGCCTGCGCCGCTCGCGGCCGTGTTCTTCCTCGGCCTCTGGGCCTGCGCCATCGGCTGGGGCGGCCCCTGCCAGTTCTCCGGGGCGACGTCGCTGGGCCGCGACGTCGGCGCCGCGCTCAACCCGCGGGCGAGCGAGGCCGACCTCGTGCGCTACACGCGCTGGTCCCTCGTCCTGCTCACCGCGCTCATGGTGGTCTTCGCACTGCTCCGCACCGAGCAGTCGGCCTGGTGGAACGTGCTGGCCTGGACCCTGCGCAACGGGGCCACCCTCGCGCCGGTCGCCGCGGTGCTCTTCTGGCCGGTCGCCACCCGCCGGGCGGCGCTGGCGGCGCTGGTTGCCGGGTTCACGGCCGGCCTGACCTGGTACCACCTCGGCGGCTGGGACCCGGCCGCCTTCCACCTGGGCATCCACCCGGTGTGGGTCGGGATGGGCCTCAACCTCGTCGTGCTCCTCGCCGTGACCCTCGCCCAGGGTGGCTGGGCGCTCCCGGCCGAGGCCGCGCGCCGACGTCGGGGTGCGGCCACGCTCATTGCCGCAGCCGCCCTCCTCGCGGTCACCACGCTGGCCTGGGTGAGTCTGCACCCGCTCGGCCTGACGGGTCTGGCACTGTTCACCACCGTGGTGCTCCTCGCGGCCGGCGTCTTCCAGCTCACCGTGCCCTCGGTCACGGCCCCCTCGCTGCCCGGCACGGCGCGCTCGCTCGACGCCCGGGAGGCCGCCGACGACGCGCTCGACCACGCGGGGCTCGCGCCCCGATGA
- a CDS encoding pectate lyase, with amino-acid sequence MHRQHTKSRLAAGALAAAVALTTAPPAVGVGSHTPTADPHEGATVGWATANGGTDGGAGAPAENVYVVSDRAELVAALDNAGAPDEPKIIYVQGTIHGNEAPDGRLLGEQDYAPGYNIEKYLSCFTADGWSDQTHDYCGQMRRLRQTGSNNLKRQQEIKIPSNTTLLGLGDDAGFRATNIMLHVDSDIVIRNLTVEAPVDWFSSWDPWDGADGSWNARFDAMSSVTANNIWVDHVTFTDGAYPDSAAPLGPNGKPANRHDGLFDMKDGTDFVTITNSRFVGHDKTMLLGSGDGNADTDAGRLRVTIAGNYFEGTSQRSPRVRFGDVHVLNNYYVARAEDPVWPVLSGANGGHGYFLGLGYDSSVVSEANAFEYTGPGADETIVVEHWNATEFADSGSWFNARPVDVEALAAADYETNRLAAVAEAQAEGTAAPDWALTGFSTDVRWDPAEEYDYDVLTDYADVKWHGKHATGAGALVVQRP; translated from the coding sequence ATGCACCGACAGCACACGAAGAGCCGGCTTGCCGCCGGCGCACTTGCCGCCGCCGTGGCGCTGACGACCGCCCCGCCCGCGGTCGGCGTCGGCAGCCACACGCCCACCGCCGACCCGCACGAGGGGGCCACTGTGGGGTGGGCGACCGCGAACGGAGGGACGGACGGTGGCGCCGGGGCCCCTGCGGAGAACGTCTACGTCGTTTCCGACCGCGCCGAGCTGGTGGCCGCCCTCGACAACGCCGGCGCTCCGGACGAGCCCAAGATCATCTATGTCCAGGGCACGATCCACGGCAACGAGGCGCCCGACGGCCGCCTGCTCGGCGAGCAGGACTACGCCCCGGGGTACAACATCGAGAAGTACCTCTCCTGCTTCACCGCCGACGGCTGGAGCGACCAGACGCACGACTACTGCGGGCAGATGCGCCGACTGCGCCAGACGGGCAGCAACAACCTCAAGCGGCAGCAGGAGATCAAGATCCCCAGCAACACGACCCTGCTCGGCCTCGGTGACGACGCCGGGTTCCGCGCGACGAACATCATGCTGCACGTGGACAGCGACATCGTGATCCGCAACCTCACCGTCGAGGCACCGGTGGACTGGTTCTCCTCGTGGGACCCGTGGGACGGCGCGGACGGATCGTGGAACGCGCGGTTCGACGCGATGTCGTCGGTGACCGCGAACAACATCTGGGTCGACCACGTCACCTTCACCGACGGGGCGTACCCCGACAGCGCCGCACCGCTGGGTCCCAACGGCAAGCCCGCCAACCGCCACGACGGTCTGTTCGACATGAAGGACGGCACCGACTTCGTCACGATCACCAACAGCCGGTTCGTCGGGCATGACAAGACCATGCTGCTCGGCTCCGGTGACGGGAACGCGGACACCGACGCCGGACGACTGCGTGTCACCATCGCTGGGAACTACTTCGAGGGCACCTCGCAGCGCTCGCCGCGGGTGCGCTTCGGCGATGTTCACGTCCTCAACAACTACTACGTCGCGCGCGCCGAGGACCCGGTCTGGCCCGTCCTCTCCGGCGCCAACGGCGGGCACGGGTACTTCCTGGGTCTGGGGTACGACTCCAGCGTGGTCTCCGAGGCGAACGCCTTCGAGTACACCGGCCCCGGTGCCGACGAGACCATCGTCGTCGAGCACTGGAACGCCACCGAGTTCGCGGACTCCGGCTCGTGGTTCAACGCCCGGCCCGTCGACGTCGAGGCGCTCGCCGCGGCCGACTACGAGACCAACCGGCTCGCTGCGGTCGCCGAGGCGCAGGCGGAGGGCACCGCGGCGCCGGACTGGGCGCTGACAGGGTTCTCGACCGACGTCCGCTGGGACCCGGCCGAGGAGTACGACTACGACGTGCTCACCGACTACGCCGACGTGAAGTGGCACGGCAAGCACGCCACCGGCGCCGGGGCACTGGTGGTCCAGCGCCCCTAG